One window from the genome of Blastopirellula retiformator encodes:
- a CDS encoding ATP-binding protein, which produces MSPNVASQVAPTSTGDRMSINAAWLIKLRWVAAFGQLGTITVVGSLLDVSIRWGVLLTAVAITAVSNILLNLYYRRLRRSTESGWLWENVLLGVMLLDLVSLTALLYFTGGMTNPFCIFYMVNLTLAAIVLPGRSVWGLAAITAVVIAFLFYDHVEVPILIGRDRMQALRQLGYVPMSQTGMYVAFVTCIFVIVYFTTRLTDEVRRRDAVLRRAELQRARSEKLEALGTLAAGAAHELSTPLATIAVVAKEVQLELAEMPVSDDLKADIALIRTELDRCRHILDQMSTNAGQATGETLADVTSSQLIEEIRSLLDVRLLNRLRIRDRSDNAVIRSPRLVLAQSLRGLIKNAFDASPEGTDVVVLLERTDQHLVMTIRDEGPGMPTEVLVRIGEPFFTTKEPGAGTGLGIFLAKNVIERIDGSLRIESNANDGTTVVVRLVRQQEPEEIAAAGALRGK; this is translated from the coding sequence ATGTCACCCAATGTTGCTTCGCAGGTCGCGCCGACGTCGACCGGCGATCGAATGTCGATCAACGCGGCCTGGTTGATCAAGTTGCGGTGGGTCGCCGCGTTTGGGCAGTTGGGCACCATCACGGTCGTCGGATCGCTGCTGGATGTCTCGATCCGCTGGGGCGTGCTGCTGACTGCAGTGGCGATCACTGCGGTCAGTAACATCCTGCTAAACCTCTATTATCGCCGACTTCGCCGTTCGACGGAAAGCGGGTGGCTGTGGGAAAACGTGCTGCTGGGGGTTATGCTGCTCGACCTCGTCTCACTGACGGCGCTGTTGTACTTCACCGGCGGCATGACCAATCCGTTCTGCATTTTCTACATGGTGAATCTTACGCTGGCGGCGATCGTTCTCCCAGGTCGCAGCGTCTGGGGGTTGGCCGCAATTACGGCGGTGGTGATCGCTTTCTTGTTTTACGACCATGTCGAAGTCCCGATTTTGATCGGCCGCGACCGGATGCAGGCGCTGCGGCAACTGGGTTATGTCCCCATGTCGCAGACCGGCATGTACGTGGCGTTTGTGACCTGTATTTTCGTGATCGTCTACTTCACGACACGACTGACCGACGAGGTTCGCCGCCGCGACGCCGTGCTGCGCCGGGCCGAATTACAACGAGCCCGCAGTGAAAAGCTGGAAGCCCTGGGCACGTTGGCGGCTGGGGCGGCGCACGAACTTTCGACCCCGCTGGCCACCATCGCCGTGGTCGCCAAAGAAGTGCAGTTGGAACTGGCCGAGATGCCAGTCTCCGACGATCTGAAGGCCGATATCGCCCTGATCCGGACCGAACTGGACCGTTGCCGTCATATTTTGGATCAAATGTCGACCAACGCCGGCCAGGCGACCGGCGAGACGTTGGCTGACGTCACGTCGTCGCAATTAATCGAGGAAATCCGGAGCCTGCTCGATGTGCGACTGCTCAATCGGCTGCGGATTCGCGATCGATCGGACAACGCCGTCATTCGTTCGCCCCGGTTGGTGCTGGCCCAGTCGTTGCGGGGGCTGATCAAGAATGCGTTCGACGCGTCCCCCGAAGGGACCGATGTGGTGGTGCTGCTCGAGCGGACCGATCAGCATCTGGTGATGACGATTCGGGACGAAGGGCCTGGGATGCCGACCGAAGTGTTGGTCCGGATCGGCGAGCCCTTCTTCACGACGAAAGAGCCGGGGGCGGGGACGGGGCTCGGGATATTTCTGGCCAAGAACGTCATCGAGCGGATTGATGGTTCGCTGCGAATCGAGTCGAACGCCAACGACGGCACGACGGTGGTGGTCCGTCTGGTTCGCCAGCAGGAGCCGGAAGAAATTGCCGCCGCTGGGGCCTTAAGGGGAAAGTAG
- a CDS encoding 3-deoxy-7-phosphoheptulonate synthase, with protein sequence MKNSPLAMHQTDNVNVRSIEKLVSPREIKVEIPVTEATQDFIFESREQVKRILSGEDDRMLAVVGPCSIHDPKMALDYAHRLKQVADEVSDRLFVVMRVYFEKPRTTVGWKGLINDPHLNDTFDVAHGFRIARQLLVDIAELGLPAASEALEPITPQYIADLISLASIGARTTESPTHRQMASGLSMPVGYKNGTDGSLQIALDAMTSSGSPHSFLGIDAEGATCVVHSKGNPWGHLILRGGRSGPNYAREDIKDAIAQLEKANLQSNLLVDCSHANSNKDHTQQRNVWLDVLNQRTEGNRSIIGMMLESNISAGNQKLGAEPSALTYGVSITDACIDWDETAELLRAAHTQLSEAAVSAT encoded by the coding sequence GTGAAAAATAGCCCACTCGCCATGCATCAGACCGACAACGTCAACGTCCGCAGCATTGAAAAGCTCGTTTCGCCGCGAGAAATCAAGGTCGAGATTCCCGTCACCGAGGCGACGCAGGACTTCATCTTCGAGTCGCGTGAGCAAGTCAAACGCATCCTCTCTGGCGAGGATGATCGGATGCTGGCGGTCGTCGGCCCCTGCTCGATCCACGATCCGAAGATGGCCCTCGACTACGCCCATCGCCTGAAGCAAGTGGCCGACGAAGTCAGCGATCGCCTGTTCGTGGTGATGCGGGTCTACTTTGAAAAGCCGCGTACCACGGTCGGCTGGAAGGGGCTGATCAACGATCCCCATCTGAACGACACGTTCGACGTCGCGCACGGCTTCCGCATCGCTCGCCAGTTGTTGGTCGACATCGCCGAGTTGGGCCTGCCCGCCGCATCCGAAGCGCTCGAGCCGATCACGCCGCAATACATCGCCGACTTGATCTCGCTGGCGTCGATTGGCGCCCGCACCACCGAATCGCCGACCCATCGCCAAATGGCGAGCGGTTTGTCGATGCCGGTCGGCTACAAGAACGGCACCGACGGTTCGCTGCAAATCGCGCTCGACGCGATGACCTCGTCCGGCAGCCCGCACAGCTTTCTGGGGATCGACGCCGAAGGCGCCACCTGCGTCGTTCACTCCAAAGGCAATCCGTGGGGCCACCTGATCTTGCGCGGCGGCCGCAGCGGCCCGAACTACGCCCGCGAAGATATCAAAGACGCGATCGCCCAGCTCGAAAAGGCGAACCTGCAATCGAACCTGTTGGTCGACTGCAGCCACGCCAACAGCAACAAAGATCACACGCAGCAGCGCAACGTCTGGCTCGACGTGCTGAACCAGCGGACCGAAGGCAACCGTTCGATCATCGGCATGATGCTGGAAAGCAATATCAGCGCCGGTAATCAAAAACTGGGCGCCGAACCGTCGGCCCTGACTTACGGCGTTTCGATTACCGACGCCTGCATCGACTGGGACGAAACGGCCGAACTGCTGCGAGCCGCCCACACGCAACTTTCGGAAGCCGCCGTCAGCGCCACGTAA